TAAAAAAAGCAATGAAGAACAAACAAGCAGTGAATAGTTTTATTACAAAAAAAGGCTTTACAGATATTGGAAATAAGGAATCATACAAACAAGCATGTGACGAATATGAAAAAAGGCAAGAGAAATTAAAATGAATGAACCCATTATTAGGGAAATTGAAGAAAGGGATTTTCAAAAAGGTTTTCTAAACACATTGGATACATTAAGAGAAGCAAGCACTATTAGTAAAGAGAAGGCATTAGAAATTTTGAACAATATAAAATCAAATCCTAACCACATCATCATTGTTGCCGAAATTGATGATAGAATTGTCGGGTCGACAACTCTTCTAATTGAGCCCAAATTTATTCACAAAGGAGGATTTGTAGGCCATATAGAAGATGTAGTAGTAAGTAAAGAGTTCCAAGGTCAAAAAATAGGTGAAAAAATTATCAAATATGTTTTAAAAGTTGCTGAAAAACATGAATGCTATAAAACAATTTTAGATTGTTCAGATGATGTTAAACAATTTTATGAAAAAATGGGTTTCAAATATCATTCAAACGAATTTAGATTTGATCACAACTAAAAATATTCTTTTGTAGGACGTTTTTTTCGTTTTAAGATTAGTCTTGATCCAACAAACATCACAGGAGCAGATAATATTATGAACAAGATTGGCAGATATTGAACTGCATCTGTTACATAAATTTCAGGAACCGAGTCAACCCAAGAATAAACTACAAGATTACCTGCAAGTAAAATAATACCTCCAACTATAATCAAACTACCAATTTGCTTTGAACCATAATTCCTGGACATAATGTAAGCAACTGCAGCTAAAATTCCAGCTGGTGCAACACCAATGGAAACAAATTGAATTAGTTTTGGATCAGGAGCAAATCCTTGTGCAACAACAGCATCTTCAGGAACAGTTAACATAAAATAATAAACAGAAATCATTTCACCAGCAAACATTGCAAAAAGAGCGACACTAATTACTGCAAGCCATTTTTCAACATTCCCCATTAACAGAAGTAAATGGAGTTGATAAATAAACCATTCAGAAATTAAAGAATTCCAACAAGATTAGCTAGTTCTTTCCTACAAGCTATTCCAAGTTTTTCAGCAGCATCTTCAGGAGACACATCATTCAAAAATATCCCATAGCCACGTTCTAAACCAGACCAAGGTTTAGTTATTGGATAAATTTCAATGTGCCAATGAATCTGTCTAGTATTTTTCTTTTCAGGGGAAAGATGAAAAACCAGATTATATGGCACATTTTTGATAGTTTTTGTTAAACCGCCTAAAGTAGCCCTCAAAATCAGGGACAAATCATTAATTTCTTTTTGAGTGATTTTAGAGAAACTAGTTGTGTGTTTTTTAGGGGCAATCCAAAATTCATATGGATATGACGGAGCCCAAGGTGAAAAAGCAATGAATCCATCAGTTTGGAGTATTTGTCTTGGTCCACTCAACTCCTCATTAATCGTTTGACACATATGACAAACCCCTTTTTCATTCAAAATTTTATGAGAAGCTTCAGCTTCTGCATCAATTACAGGAGGAATAGTGGAAAGAGTAAGAATATTCAAGTGAGGGTGTGGATTAGTACTTCCAGCCAACTCACCATTGTCACCATAAATTGAGACATATGTGACACCTTTTTGAGTATAAAGCCATCGCAACCTATCTTGAACAACAACTAAAACATTTGACCATTGTTCTGGACTAATAGTTGAGAACGTATCTTTAGTGTTTGGAGAAGCTACAATAACATAATGATATCCATAATTTGGTTCACTGTAAAATGGTTTTTCACTGTAAGAGTTTTCTGTTTCAACAGTAACTACAGGATTTTTACTTTCAAAAACACGTATAGACCAACCTTCAACAAAATCATCTTCACTGTCTTGAAGACGTTGTAACATACCATCTTTTTCAACAAGTGATAAAACAGAAGGATTAGTAAGAGATTCGTTTCCAGGGGCAAAGGGATTTTTTTTACCGTCTACAGATTTTTTATTTTTTGAAACAATCATAAATCTTTCAGAAACATAATCTTTTCGCATATCACCCATAATGGTTACTGAAAGTAATTGTATGTTAAAATGTTTACTAAAAAATTAAAATAAAAATAATTCAAAAATTAAAAACATATTTTTCATTTTACAATAATTGTTTATTGAAAAGATTTGAAATTTTTGATCGCAAAATCATTGCAAGATTTAAAACAGAGATCAAAGGGTTGGATAAACAGAGTTCAAATGGACAATTCCAACATACACATGATCTATGTTCTTTTAGACGGGGTTGGAGATCTACCACATCCAGATTTAGATGGAAAAACACCTTTAGAAGCAGCAAATACACCCACTTTAGACAAAATTGCAAGTAATGGAACTATTGGTGAAGTAATTTCAGTGGGAAAAGGCATTGCTCCAGAATCAGATATTGCTGTTTTCAATATGTTAGGATACAAATTTGATCATGCAGATTATGCCGGAAGAGGCGTCATTGAGGCAATAGGAGTTGGAATTGATTTTAAAGATGGGGATTTAGCATTAAGAGGAAATTATTCAACATTAGATGAAAATGAAATAATCACAGACAGAAGAGCGGGAAGACACATAGAAAAAGAGGATGCAGATGGCATAGCAAAAGAATTAGAGGAAAAAATTCAATTCTCAATACCAGACACAAAAATTGTTGTTGCACCAACAATAGGACACAGAGTAACAGTTAGAATTAGAGCACCATCTAAAAAATTATCATCAAGAATTACAAACACTGATCCAGCATATAGCAACATTGGTGGAATGGGAGTAGCAAAAGCAGTAGGGGACTTTTTGAAAGTCGAAAAATGTTTGCCACTAGAAGACATAGAAGATGCAAAAATCACATCTAACTTGGTAAATGAATTTTCAGAACAATCAATTAAAATTATGAAAGATAGCGGCATCAATAAAAAAAGAAAGGAACAAAACAAAAAAGAATTAAGTTGTATTCTGCTTCGCGATGCAGGTAACAAATATCCAGATGTTCCACCAATTAATGAAAAACATGAAATGAAATTTTCATGCATAGTAGACATGCCAGTTGAATTAGGAATTTCAGAAGTTCTAAAAATGAAGGCATTTGAAGCAGGAGGTCTAACAGATTATGAAGAAAAAGCAAAAGTTGCTGCAAAATCAATGGAAACACATAATGCAATCTATGTTCA
This window of the Candidatus Nitrosomarinus catalina genome carries:
- a CDS encoding GNAT family N-acetyltransferase; its protein translation is MNEPIIREIEERDFQKGFLNTLDTLREASTISKEKALEILNNIKSNPNHIIIVAEIDDRIVGSTTLLIEPKFIHKGGFVGHIEDVVVSKEFQGQKIGEKIIKYVLKVAEKHECYKTILDCSDDVKQFYEKMGFKYHSNEFRFDHN
- a CDS encoding galactose-1-phosphate uridylyltransferase, whose amino-acid sequence is MGDMRKDYVSERFMIVSKNKKSVDGKKNPFAPGNESLTNPSVLSLVEKDGMLQRLQDSEDDFVEGWSIRVFESKNPVVTVETENSYSEKPFYSEPNYGYHYVIVASPNTKDTFSTISPEQWSNVLVVVQDRLRWLYTQKGVTYVSIYGDNGELAGSTNPHPHLNILTLSTIPPVIDAEAEASHKILNEKGVCHMCQTINEELSGPRQILQTDGFIAFSPWAPSYPYEFWIAPKKHTTSFSKITQKEINDLSLILRATLGGLTKTIKNVPYNLVFHLSPEKKNTRQIHWHIEIYPITKPWSGLERGYGIFLNDVSPEDAAEKLGIACRKELANLVGIL
- a CDS encoding alkaline phosphatase family protein is translated as MDNSNIHMIYVLLDGVGDLPHPDLDGKTPLEAANTPTLDKIASNGTIGEVISVGKGIAPESDIAVFNMLGYKFDHADYAGRGVIEAIGVGIDFKDGDLALRGNYSTLDENEIITDRRAGRHIEKEDADGIAKELEEKIQFSIPDTKIVVAPTIGHRVTVRIRAPSKKLSSRITNTDPAYSNIGGMGVAKAVGDFLKVEKCLPLEDIEDAKITSNLVNEFSEQSIKIMKDSGINKKRKEQNKKELSCILLRDAGNKYPDVPPINEKHEMKFSCIVDMPVELGISEVLKMKAFEAGGLTDYEEKAKVAAKSMETHNAIYVHLKGPDEFGHDGDAIGKMKNIEEIDQRFFKTLVENIDSSNVAIIISADHSTPCINKGHSDDPVPVVVSADFIKNDGTTRMTEEQAKKGSIGLLQGAEVVTKSLELIRSQIKPNH